In one window of Episyrphus balteatus chromosome 3, idEpiBalt1.1, whole genome shotgun sequence DNA:
- the LOC129916292 gene encoding peroxisomal acyl-coenzyme A oxidase 3-like, with protein MFHNYRIPKENLLSRTGDVDANGNFKSKIKDSRKRLGASLGALSAGRVSICSIAYVALCKAITIAGRYSACRKQFGPDGSSEELPVLEYQSQQYRILPHLATAYAIRVFSLWLGKESVELQIKTFMGEDVSSQGMELHGLSSAAKPVCTWAVRDGIQECREACGGHGYLKCTGIGDLRNDHDANCTYEGENNTLIQQASNWLISIRRGENNFEEASPMRSVSFLKDMDKILKSQAEFQSVEGALNEDSLLHTLNWLCAFQLDLAVKRVEDLQKSGQSPFEVRNNSQVFIASNLSIIYAQRTIFYVFYKFVRDLPESSEKDVLRKVLSFYGANLVMKHLALLYQGNFFKNTNQAELYQKGILVLLPVLKDEAISLIDAIAPTDFCLNSPLGLSDGNIYLNLQNSIMQAPDVLGRPSWWREVTHKEFLQSKI; from the exons ATGTTCCACAATTATCGTATACCAAAAGAGAACCTCTTATCAAGAACTGGAGACGTTGATGCAAATGGAAACTTTAAAAGCAAGATTAAGGACAGCCGAAAGAGATTAGGAGCTTCATTAGGAGCACTTTCCGCAGGAAGGGTCAGCATTTGCT CCATTGCATATGTTGCCTTATGCAAGGCAATCACAATAGCTGGTCGATACTCAGCTTGCCGAAAGCAGTTCGGGCCAGATGGCAGTTCAGAAGAATTGCCAGTGCTTGAATACCAATCCCAACAGTACCGCATTTTGCCACATCTTGCAACTGCTTACGCCATTAGAGTCTTCTCACTTTGGTTAGGAAAAGAAAGCGTTGAACTtcagataaaaacttttatggGCGAGGATGTATCAAGCCAGGGCATGGAACTGCATGGTCTATCATCGGCTGCAAAACCTGTCTGTACGTGGGCTGTCCGTGATGGTATTCAAGAATGTCGAGAGGCTTGTGGTGGACATGGGTATCTCAAATGTACTGGAATCGGTGATTTGAGAAATGACCACGATGCTAACTGTACATACGAGGGCGAGAATAATACTCTAATTCAACAAGCTTCAAATTGGCTGATATCAATTCGTCGCGGTGAAAACAACTTTGAAGAAGCATCACCAATGAGATCGGTTAGTTTTCTCAAGGACATGGATAAGATTCTTAAGAGTCAAGCTGAGTTTCAAAGTGTCGAAGGGGCCTTAAATGAAGACA gtCTTCTTCATACTCTTAACTGGTTGTGTGCCTTTCAACTAGATCTCGCTGTAAAGAGAGTTGAAGAtcttcaaaaaagtggtcagaGTCCATTTGAAGTTCGAAATAACTCACAAGTATTCATAGCAAGCAATTTATCAATAATATATGCTCAG CGGACTATTTTCTATGTTTTCTACAAATTTGTTCGTGATTTGCCAGAAAGTTCTGAAAAGGATGTTCTGAGAAAGGTACTATCATTTTATGGAGCTAATTTGGTGATGAAGCATTTAGCGTTACTCTATCAG GGAAACTTCTTTAAAAACACGAATCAGGCTGAATTGTATCAAAAAGGAATTTTGGTTTTGTTGCCTGTTTTGAAAGATGAAGCAATTAGTTTGATTGATGCAATTGCACCCACAGATTTTTGTTTGAACTCACCACTGGGATTGAGTGATGGAAAC atttactTGAACTTACAAAATTCAATCATGCAAGCACCAGATGTGCTAGGACGTCCAAGTTGGTGGCGAGAAGTTACTCATAAAGAATTTTTGCAGTCTAAAATTTGA
- the LOC129914359 gene encoding protein adenylyltransferase Fic-like, which produces MEITLKDIMEIHRRVLGHVDPIEGGEFRRTQVYVGGHTPPGPGDLSILMRRFEGWLNSGETMSLHPIKHAALAHYKLVHIHPFIDGNGRTSRLLMNTMLMRAGYPPVIIPKQQRHKYYHFLQLANEGDIRPFIRFIADCTEKTLDLYLWATSDLPQQIPMLEQTDFIGDNNNKPSARFNANDNDVDQSGSGFSDLNNSFL; this is translated from the exons ATGGAAATTACTCTAAAAGACATAATGGAGATCCATCGAAGGGTTTTGGGTCATGTCGATCCCATTGAAGGTGGAGAATTCCGTAGAACTCAAGTTTATGTCGGTGGCCATACACCACCAGGCCCAGGAGATCTTTCGATTCTTATGCGAAGATTCGAAGGATGGCTGAATTCTGGAGAAACGATGTCGTTGCATCCAATTAA ACATGCTGCACTTGCTCATTACAAACTTGTCCACATTCATCCATTCATCGATGGAAATGGTAGAACCTCGCGTCTTCTTATGAACACAATGCTTATGAGAGCTGGCTATCCCCCCGTAATAATACCAAAGCAACAACG TCACAAGTATTATCACTTCCTCCAGTTAGCTAACGAAGGCGACATCCGCCCATTTATTCGTTTCATTGCTGATTGCACAGAAAAAACTCTGGATCTGTATCTTTGGGCAACAAGTGATTTACCCCAACAGATACCAATGTTAGAGCAAACAGATTTCATTGGAGATAATAATAACAAACCATCAGCAAGATTCAATGCAAATGACAATGATGTAGATCAATCAGGATCGGGATTCTCAGATTTAAATAATAGTTTCCtataa
- the LOC129915900 gene encoding protein adenylyltransferase Fic-like, with translation MFVAISNTNRFMQTTRKMLQSHYINILIFLAGTFVSLVFFEFFRNGFNHKHSQLMYVPDERYLQVIDEFTTISRRDPTHLSNKRGGFNDDDSHEHEANTKEALRSLKLAQEMKASGKDDKAMKLFEHAFALAPKNPEVLVRYGEYLEHNRRDILTADQYYFQALTINPSNSEALANRQRTASIVQTIDERRLQTLDRKRDALSAIHEANSALRRAKKEAYFQHIYHSVGIEGNTMTLAQTRSILETRMAIDGKSIDEHNEILGLDLAMKYINASLVNKMEITLKDIMEIHRRVLGHVDPIEGGEFRRTQVYVGGHTPPGPGDLSILMRRFEGWLNSGETMSLHPIKHAALAHYKLVHIHPFIDGNGRTSRLLMNTMLMRAGYPPVIIPKQQRHKYYHFLQLANEGDIRPFIRFIADCTEKTLDLYLWATSDLPQQIPMLEQTDFIGDNNNKPSARFNANDNDVDQSGSGFSDLNNSFL, from the exons ATGTTTGTAGCAATTTCTAACACCAATCGTTTCATGCAAACAACCCGGAAGATGTTACAGTCGCATTACATCAATATTCTCATCTTCCTAGCTGGAACATTCGTATCATtggtttttttcgaatttttccgCAATGGATTCAATCACAAACATTCCCAATTGATGTATGTTCCCGACGAGAGATATCTACAAGTTATTGATGAATTTACAACAATTTCACGAAGAGATCCAACCCATTTGAGCAATAAAAGGGGTGGATTTAATGATGACGATTCACACGAACATGAAGCAAATACAAAAGAGGCTCTGCGCTCTCTGAAGTTGGCTCAAGAGATGAAGGCGTCAGGCAAAGATGACAAAGCAATGAAACTGTTTGAACATGCTTTTGCCTTGGCGCCAAAGAATCCAGAGGTCCTAGTTAGATATGGAGAATACCTCGAACACAACAGGAGAGATATACTTACCGCAGATCAATATTACTTTCAA gCATTGACAATCAATCCCAGTAATAGTGAGGCATTAGCTAATCGCCAAAGAACCGCATCCATAGTTCAAACTATCGACGAGAGGCGTCTTCAAACATTGGACAGAAAGAGAGATGCTCTATCTGCCATTCACGAAGCAAATTCGGCCTTGAGACGAGCCAAGAAAGAAGCTTATTTTCAACACATTTATCATTCAGTTGGAATAGAGGGTAACACCATGACTTTGGCTCAGACCAGATCGATTTTAGAAACTAGAATGGCTATCGATGGCAAGTCAATTGATGAGCACAATGAAATTCTGGGTCTTGACTTGGCCATGAAGTACATTAATGCCAGTTTGGTTAACaa aATGGAAATTACTCTAAAAGACATAATGGAGATCCATCGAAGGGTTTTGGGTCATGTCGATCCCATTGAAGGTGGAGAATTCCGTAGAACTCAAGTTTATGTCGGTGGCCATACACCACCAGGCCCAGGAGATCTTTCGATTCTTATGCGAAGATTCGAAGGATGGCTGAATTCTGGAGAAACGATGTCGTTGCATCCAATTAA ACATGCTGCACTTGCTCATTACAAACTTGTCCACATTCATCCATTCATCGATGGAAATGGTAGAACCTCGCGTCTTCTTATGAACACAATGCTTATGAGAGCTGGCTATCCCCCCGTAATAATACCAAAGCAACAACG TCACAAGTATTATCACTTCCTCCAGTTAGCTAACGAAGGCGACATCCGCCCATTTATTCGTTTCATTGCTGATTGCACAGAAAAAACTCTGGATCTGTATCTTTGGGCAACAAGTGATTTACCCCAACAGATACCAATGTTAGAGCAAACAGATTTCATTGGAGATAATAATAACAAACCATCAGCAAGATTCAATGCAAATGACAATGATGTAGATCAATCAGGATCGGGATTCTCAGATTTAAATAATAGTTTCCtataa